One Methanoculleus sp. 7T genomic window carries:
- a CDS encoding 6-pyruvoyl trahydropterin synthase family protein yields MKTRIYKEIFFEATHRLIHYQGKCFRLHGHQWRVEVWIEGTADERTGIVLDYNCIKEVVGRFDHQVILNAEDPMAACIETFHPVVTTPGDPTSELLAGLVAEMIDAEAARQGRDARVAKIRVWESTTCYAERTYDRQ; encoded by the coding sequence ATGAAAACCCGGATATACAAGGAGATTTTTTTCGAGGCGACCCACCGCCTGATCCACTATCAGGGGAAGTGTTTCCGGCTGCACGGCCACCAGTGGCGGGTAGAGGTCTGGATCGAGGGGACGGCGGATGAGCGCACAGGGATCGTCCTCGACTACAACTGCATAAAAGAGGTCGTCGGGCGGTTCGACCACCAGGTGATCCTCAACGCCGAAGACCCCATGGCGGCGTGCATCGAGACGTTCCACCCGGTCGTCACCACCCCCGGCGACCCGACGAGCGAGCTCCTCGCCGGCCTCGTCGCAGAGATGATCGATGCCGAAGCCGCGCGGCAGGGGCGCGACGCCCGCGTGGCAAAGATCCGGGTCTGGGAGTCGACGACCTGTTACGCAGAGCGCACTTATGATCGTCAGTGA
- a CDS encoding 30S ribosomal protein S12 — MGNGKFAARKLKRDAKRDRWHDPVYARRQLGLDVKSDPLEGAPQARGIVLEKVGVEAKQPNSAIRKCVRVQLIKNGRQVTAFAVGDGAINFIDEHDEVEIEGIGGRLGRSMGDIPGVRFVVTKVNNVSLSEMVIGRKEKPRR; from the coding sequence ATGGGAAATGGTAAATTTGCAGCCCGAAAACTGAAGCGCGACGCCAAGAGGGACAGATGGCATGACCCTGTCTACGCTCGGCGTCAGCTCGGACTTGATGTGAAATCCGACCCCCTTGAGGGAGCACCGCAGGCGCGCGGGATCGTTCTCGAGAAGGTGGGTGTCGAGGCAAAGCAGCCGAACTCTGCGATCCGTAAGTGCGTCCGCGTGCAGCTGATCAAGAACGGCCGTCAGGTGACCGCGTTCGCGGTTGGCGACGGTGCCATCAACTTCATCGACGAGCACGATGAGGTCGAGATCGAGGGCATCGGTGGCAGACTGGGCAGATCGATGGGTGATATCCCCGGTGTCCGGTTTGTCGTGACCAAGGTGAACAACGTCAGCCTGAGTGAAATGG